GCACCGCGGGCGGCACATTGGCAAAGAAGCTCTCATAGGGCGAGCCGCTCCAGACGGTCAGGATGTTGCCCGGGATCGAGATCAGGTAATCCCAGATGCCCACGAACAGTGCCGTCAGACCGAAGAAGGTCGAGCCGAAGATCAGGAAGAAGGCCAGCAGGAAGAAGCTCAGCCCCATGTTGATGTTCGACAGCCATTTGATGCCCTTGCCGACACCCGACAGCGCCGACAGGGTCGACGCGCCCATGATGACGACCAGCGCCACGACGATGCCCGCGGTCGAGGATTTCACCGACCCGTCAGCCGCGGTGGTCTGCAACCAGTCGCCAAAGCCCACACGCACGAGGCCGGAGACGAATTGCTCCACCCCGAAGCCCAGAGTTTGCGACACGCCCAGCACGGTCGCCACAACCGCCACGATATCAACGACGTGGCCGATCGGACCGGACAGGCTCTTGCCGAAGAGCGGCGTCAGGCCCGAGCGGATCGTCAGCGGCAGCCCGCGACGGTAAGAGAAATAGGCCAGCGCCAGCCCGACGATGGCGTAGGACGCCCAGGCCGCCAGACCCCAGTGGGTGAAGGACCAGACATAGGCCTCCCGCACGTTACCGGCCGACGAGCCTTCGGTGATGCCCTGTATCGTCGCGGGGTTTGCGCCCCAGTGATACATCGGCTCCGCCGTGGCGAAGGTCAGCATGCCGATCCCGATCCCGGCCCCGAACATCATCGAAAACCATGAGAAGTTGGAAAATTCCGGCACGTCTTCCGGCTGCCCCAGCTTCAGCCGTCCGGCCGCGGGCCACACCGCAAGAGCAAGGCAGAGCACGACGAAGAACGCCATGACGTAGACATACCAGAAGCCGAAGGAGGCCAGGATGCTCGTGTTCAGCGCGCTGAGAACGCCCGCCGCCTGATCCGGAAAGGCAACGGCCCACAAGATGAGCCCGCCCACCAGGATCTTGCCGGTGATCGTGACGTCCTTGGTGAAGCCTTTATAAAAACCGCTGACGGCGGTCCGGATCGGCAGATCCGTGACTGGTGGTTTAACTGGCATGTTTCTATCCCTGTTGGCTTGTTTTTGTGCAGAAACGATACGCGCGAATCCGGCAAATCCATAGGGAAAATGCGACAATCTGGCATACTAGGCGACATAAGAGCCGGAACTCCGGGACAACCACGGATGCTGCGAGACGCCTTATTGAGACCCTGAACGAAAAACGGCGCCCCGTTCGGGGGCGCCGCGTTTCTTTGGAGATATACCAAAAAATCAGGCGTTTACGTCGACAACGACCCGGCCCTTGACCTGCCCCTTCAGGATATCGCGGCCCAAACCCGGCAGATCGGCGAGCGTCGCGGGCTGGACCATCGCCTCGAGCTTGTCCATCGGCAAATCCTTGGCGATCCGCCCCCACGCGCGCACGCGGTTGTCATACGGCTGCATGACGCTGTCGATGCCCAGCAGGTTCACCCCGCGCAGCAGGAACGGGATCACGGTGGCGGGTAGTGCCGCGCCGCCCGCAAGACCCACCGCCGAGACGGACGCGCCGTATTTCATCTGACCCAGCAGCCGGGCGAGCATCTCGCCACCCACGGCGTCCACGCAGCCGCCCCATGTCTCGCCTTCCAGCGGGCGTTTGGTCGTCTCGTTGATCTCTTCGCGCGGCACGATCTGCGTGGCCCCCAGCGATTTCAGGTAGTCTTCCGTCTCGGGCCGCCCGGTGACCGCAGCGACCTCGTGGCCCAGATTGGCAAGGATCGCCGTCGCGACCGATCCGACCCCGCCGGCCGCTCCCGTGACCAGAACCGGGCCGTCCTTGATGCCATGATCCTCCAGCTCCATGACCGCCAGCATGGCCGTAAAGCCCGCCGTGCCCACCGCCATCGCCTGGCGCGTGTCCAGACCATCGGGCAGCGGCACCAGCCAATCCGCCTTCACGCGTGCTTTCTGGGAATAGCCACCCCAATGGGCCTCGCCCACCCGCCAGCCGGTCAGCACGACCTTGTCGCCCGGCTTGTAGCGGTCATCATCAGAGGCCTCGACCGTGCCCGCGAAGTCAATGCCCGGCACATGGGGATAGTTGCGCACCAGACCGCCGCCCGGTCCGATGCACAGCCCGTCCTTGTAGTTCACGGTGGAGTATTCCACGGCCACGGTGACCTCTGCCTCAGGCAGGCGGTCCTCCGAGATGCTCTGGACAGAAGCGCTGGTCTTGCCCTCTTCATCCTTCTCGACGATCAGTGCGTTGAACATTGTCTCTCTCCTTTAAAGCCAGAATTCTTCCTGCACGACGGCCCGGCGCGGGCCGTCATGGGTCTCAACTTGCAACTCGGTGCCGGGATCCCAATGCGTCATGCGCACCATGCCGATAGCGACATTGGTGTTGAAATCGGGGCTTTTCGCCGCCGAGGTCACCTGCCCCACCACCTTGTCCTTCGCGGTGATCGGCCAAAGCCGGTCGCAGGGCGGAATTTCGCCATCAATGGCGATGGCGCGCACCTGCTTGACCGGGCCTTCCTTGGCCACCCGCAGCAGCGCGTCGCGCCCCACGCAGCCAATCGCCGTCTGGGTCGAGCAGAACCGCCCCAGCCCGCATTCATGGGGCGTGTTGTCCCGCGTCATGTCGTTGCCATAGGACAGCAACCCGCCCTCGATCCGCTCGATCAGGTTCGGGCAGCCCGCATAGACATCAAGGTCCTTGCCCGCCTCCATCAGCGCGTTCCACAACGGCATGCCATTGGCAAAGCCTTCGACATAGACCTCGAAGCCCCCCTGTTTGGAATAGCCCGAGCGGGCCACCAGCATGGATTGCCCTTGGAAATCGAAATACCCGTAGCGGAAGAAGCGCAGGTCCTTGACCCCGTCGCCAAATACGCGCGCGGCCAGCTCGTCGGCCTTGGGGCCCTGGATCGCCAGCGGCGAGACATCGGGCTCCTCGACGATTACATCGAGATACAGCGCGTGCGCCAAGCCTTTGACCCACAGCAACAAATCGCTGTCCGCGATGGAGATCCAGTAGCGATCATCGGCCAGCATCAGCGCCACCGGATCATTTAGCATCCCGCCCGTGCCATCCACGGTCGGCAGGTAGTAGCACATGCCTGGCAGCATGCCCCGCAGGTCGCGCGGGGTCAGCATCTGCATCAGGCGGCCCGCGTCGGGGCCGCGCAGCTCCACCTGGCGCTCGACCGAGACGTCCCAGACCTGCACGGCGGATTTCAGGTGGTGATAATCCTCTTCCACCGAGCGAAACACCGTGGGCAGCAGCATCCGGTTATAAACCGTGTAGCCTTTGACGCCCGCGGCTTCGACGCCATCGGAGAACGGGGTGCGCCGCACGCGGCGCGACGGAACGATGGTGGCCATTTCAGAGCCCTCCTCGCAGGTTACGATCAAGATCACAGGGCGCGACACGCGCGCCCCCGGACACCGCCACCCCAAGCCGGGCGCGGCGATCCCTGCCCCGCGGCGACATCTCAGTCGCCATCCGGCATGATGAACAGGTCCGTATCGCCGGGCCGGTGCCCGGCCGCGGTCAGCATCGCGTGGATCTGGCCACGGTGGTGGGTCTGGTGATTGAAGAACCCAGCGATACAAAGACCCTTGGTCTTGCTCACTTCGCGCTCCAGCACACCCGAATACCATGTCAGCGGCCCGATCAGACTGACCTGTGTCAGCCCCTGCGCCCAGCGGGTGATCCGCGCGTCGGTCCGCATGCGGTCGCTGAGATACGCGTCCAGCGTGTCGTGCAGTTTCAGGTGGTCCTTTGGAGCCACGCTGGGGCCGATGCCCCCGTCAAAGCGCGACATCCACAGCTGGTCGCCCCACAAAAGGTGGTTCGCCGTGGCGAAGATCGACCCGAAGAAAGCCCCGCGATCCTTGGTCAGCTCGGCCTTCTTGAGCGATCTCATTACATCCGTCATGCTGCGGTTCTGCCACGCGTTGTAGCGTGCCATCGTGCGGCAATATTCGACTGTGATCATGGACCGCTCCACTCGATCGGGCAGATCTCGGCGCTCTTGCCGCCGAAATCCCAGACCCGCCCATAATCGCGCACCCGGCTTTTCGTGCCGACGGCGGCGATGATGTCAGGCCCCATCCAGTATTTGGAGTTGGACACCATCACCGGATGATCTGGCGACTTGCCATCGATCATCTCGATCTCGCCCTGGATTTTGCGGCCAATGACGATGGAGCGTTTCTTGCCCTCGCGCACGATCTCGACCGGCGCGCGCTCCGCCCCGATGATCTCGGACACCAGCATGGTGAACAGCCCCGTGGTGCCGCCCGCAGCGCCCGAGAAGATTTTCAGGATGCCGTTATAGGCCTTCTGGGTCGCGTTCTCGTCCACGTAAGCCGCGACGCGCCAGTTGCCTTCGCCCATGCGGCCGGGGATGTCGACCAGCAGGCCGACATTCAGGCCCGCAAGGCTCTCGCCTTCGAAATGGCCGTCGTCAATGGCGATGGCCATCCACGCATGGCAGTGCCCTTCGGTCGGCGGGTGCGCGCCCAGCGACACGACGCAGGGGCAGAACACGGTGCAGGAGCAGTTGAGAAACAGCTCGCCTTTAATTTCCCAATTGGTCGGCTCGCGGCGCCGCCGGGTCGGGTTCATCCGGCTGTCGATCTTCTGCATCACCTGCAGGCGATCGGACGGCTTTCTCTCTTTCTTCGCGGCCATTGCTGGTCCTCCCTTATTGGATGACGCCATATCCGGCGACACCGAGCCCAGCGGCGATCAAGACGACCCCCGCAGGCTTTGTCACGTAATGCCCGATCTGGGGCAGTTTCTCGATCACCATGAACAGCGTGGCGAGGCCCATCCACAACAGGCTCATCACCCCGCCCACGAAGCCAAGCGCCATAAAGCCCCAGCAGCAGCCGACGCAGAACGCGCCAAGGCCAAGCCCCATGCGCAAGCCCCCGGCGAACCCGGTGCGCCAGTGGCCCAGGAAATACTGCATGGGCGAGTGGCACACGCCGTGGCAAATCTCTTTGGTGCGGCTGAATTGGAACGCGCCCACGGTGACCAGAAGCGCGCCCGCAAACCACAACGAATTGGCAATGCCAAGATCGTCAATCAACCCGGAGGCCATCAATCCGATCTGCGCCGTCGCAATCAGCGCCGCGAAGCCCACCCAGACAATGAAGTAGCCAAGGATCACCCCGGCCCAGCCCGCGCGGGTGCCATTCGCCGACACCATCAGGTCTTCATAGCTGCGCAGGGTCGGGATCATCGTAGGCAGCATCATCGCCGCCATCATGATCGCCCACATCGGGAACAGCGCGCCGAAGCTGGTCATCTCCATCATCGCCATGTCGCCGCTGGCGGACATGCCGCCCGACATCGCATCGGACATGCCGCCCATCTGCATCATGCCCGACGGTCGGCCGGTCCAGTCGACTCCCATCATCTGGGCCATGGAGAACATCATCCACCACGCCGCAAGGATAGCGGCAAAGAAGGTCAACCAGAGGGCGGAGCGGGCAAAACCGGACATGGCGGATCTCGACTCGAAGTTTCTTGCGTTTTGGATGGCAGGTTTTTAATTGTCTGACAAATGAAAACCGCACGCCCCCCCAAAGCGGACCTGTCCGCGCAGATAGCAGGCTCGATCCGGGATGCCATCGTCTCGGGCGCGCTGATCGTGGACGCGCGCCTGCCGTCCGAGGCCGAGCTGTCGGAGCAATTCGACGTCTCGCGCCCCACCGTGCGCGAGGCGCTCAAGCGGCTGGCCGCGCAATCGCTGATCCGAACGCAGCGCGGCGCCTCTGGCGGGGCCTTCGTCAACAAGCTGACGTTCGAGGACGCCTACGCGCAGCAGATCACCACCTCGACGCTGCTGTTGTCGATGAACGAGGTCAGCTTCGAGACCGCCTGCGAAGCGCGCTTCGCGCTGGAGCGCGCCTGCACCGCCCTGTCGGCCGAGCGGCGCACCGCCGATCATCTCGCCACGATGCGCGCCGAAATTCACCGCCAATCCCAGCAGGGCCTGAGCGACGAGGCCTTCTGCGCCTCGGACGTTGCCTTCCACCGCGCACTGGTCGATGGCGCGGGCAACCCGGTGATGTCCTACCAGCTGGCGGGCGCCGTGGAGGCGATCGAGCCGCTGATGAATATGGTGACTTTTTCCGCCCGCGACCGCGCCCGCATCGTGGACCTTCACACTCAAATCGCCGACGCGCTGGAGGCCGCCGATGCCCGCGCCGCCGACACAGCACTTGATGCGCTCGAGGCCTATACGATCACGCTGGCGCGCGACGTCTTCGCCCAGCGGGCCAAGCGCTAAATTCGGCTTGCTGGCCCCCCGGGCCTCACATACGCTCACGGCCAGACCAAAATCGCCTGACCAACACGGAGTACCCAATGACCCGCCTGACCACCCTGATGGGCACCGCCGCTCTGGCGCTTGCCTCCACGACTGCTTTTGCTGCCGACCCCGACCTGCTGGTCTTCGACTGGTCGGGCTACGAAGAAGAAGGCTTCTTCATCAACTACGCCGAAAAGCACGGCTCCGGCCCGACTTACGCGTTCTTCGGGGAAGAGGAAGAGGCGTTCCAAAAGCTGCGCTCGGGCTTCAAGGCCGATGTCGCGCACCCCTGCTCGCAATCGGTGGACAAGTGGTTCCAGGCCGGCCTGATCGAGCCGTGGGATCTGTCCAAGATCCCGACCTACGAGACGCTGGCCGACATCTACAAGACCGACCCGACCTTCGTGCGCGACGGCGAGGTTTACTTCATCCCCGCTGACCTCGGCATGACCGGCATCGCCTACAATGCCGACGAAGTGACGGCCGAACAGGTCAGCTCGCTGCAGATCTTCCTTGACCCAGAGATGGCCGGGCGCGTGTCCCTGCCCGACAATGTCGATGACGCCTATGCGCTGGCGTATCTGGCCACCGGTACCTCCGACTGGACCAAGGCCACCGAGGAAGACTTTAAGAAGGCCTCCGACTGGCTGCGGCAGGCCCATGCCAACAACCGCGCCTATTGGGCCGATGGTGCCGAGCTGGCCCAGCTGATGGCCACGGGCGAAGTGCTGGTCGCATGGTCATGGAACGAGACGCCGGTGCAGATGGTCGGTGACGGCTACAACATCGCGTTCGAGCGCGAGGCGGCGGAAGGCTCGTCAAGCTGGTTCTGCGGCTACGTGAACCTCGTCGATGGCCCCGGCTCCGAGGACAAGGCCCATGACTTCATCGAGTCCTTCCTGAGCCAGGAGACCGCCGACTACATCGTCAACGAATGGGGCTACGGCCATTCCAACACTGCTGCCATGTCCGGCTTCGGCGAGGAGACGCTGACCGAGGTGGGCCTGAACGAGATCTCCGCGCCCCAGCTGGCGCAGCTGCCCATGGACACGTCCCTGCGCGAGCAGATGATCAAGGAGTTCGAGCGCATCAAGGCGGGCTTCTAGACCCTTCTGAGTTTGAAAGAAAAAGGCAGCCGTCACGTCGGACGGCTGCCTTTTTTCGTGGAGTTGGCTGGGTGTGCTATCCTTCTTCGATGACCAACAGAACCTCATCATCCACAGCCGCCGGGTCATCGCTGATCGTCGGATCGTCCTCGTCCTCTTCGGGGAGCACCGCAGCGATCTGCTCCTCGGTCGGCAACCCGCCCCGGATCGCGTCCAAGACCTGCTCGGTCTCGGCCTCGCCCAGCGTGCCTTTATAGGCCGCCAGTAGCTCTTCCTCCGCCGTGGTCACGCCGTCACGCGACGGCACGCCCTCCTCCACCAGGGCTTCCGCATCGGCGATGTCCGCCTCCGTCGGCACCTCGTCCACGCCGTCGGTCAGCGCAATGGCGTCGGTCAGATCGGGGTAATCCAGCGCCGCTTGCGCGTCGAGATCGGCCTGACCGTCGTCCACGCCATTGTCGATCAGCTCCCGCGCGGCTTCGAGCTCTTCCTCGGTCGGTGCGTTCTCGATGAGATCGAACGCCTCTGCCAGCTCGAGCGTACGCTCCGCAGCGTCGAACGCCTCGCGCTCAAGAGCGTATTCGTAGTCCGCCAACGCAAGCGCCGCGCTCAAGCCCACCGGCCCGTTGAAATTGCCATTCGCGATATGGGCGAGCTTGGCATTCGGGCTGGAGTTGATCGCCCCGTTGAGCTTGCCAAGATTGCTTGGATGCAGGGTGCCTTTGACCTTGCGCTCCGGGCGCGCTTTCGGGGCAGTATGGGCCTGCACCGGGGCCACCGAGGCCTTAACGATCCGCTTGGTGCGCGCTTTGGCGGGCGCCTTCGCAACCTGGCGTTTCACGGTTCGGGTCTTGCCAGAGGTTTTCTTCTGCGCGCTGAAGATGTCGCGCAGCTTGAAGCCTTTGCCGCCGCGGGATTTCGACGCCGATCCTTTGGAGCTTTTACCGCCCGAGCGCGCAACGTCGCTCTTGCCGCCCTTTTGGCTTCCGCCCTTGGCGTTGTCGCTGTTGCCCCCTTTGTTTCCACCGCCTTTGCCGCCACCATTGCCGCCGCCATTACCTTGGCCGCCGCCGTTGCCCCCGCCCTTGCCACCGCCATTGCCGTTCTTGGCATAGGCACCGTCGGTGCCCACAACAGTAACAATCGGTGTCGCCACAAAGGCCGAGACCGCCATCACGGTCAGGCAGGTTTTCAGAATTTTACGCATAATTGTTCCTCATTCGCCGTATTTTGCCACGTTTTTTGCAAAAAGACTTGGCATAACTAGGGAGATGCGGTGTCAGAAATGTGCCGCGCGCCTGTCCTCCCCGTGCAAGTGTAACCAGAGAAGGCCGCCGCCCCCAAGCGCGCGCCATGCACGGCTAGATTCCGGCGAAATCCGGCCTCGGCAATTGCAACCGGGGCGCCATCCGCCTATATGTCTTATGTTCCTTCGGGGACTATGGACATAAACGCGCTCGTAATAAGCGGATCGGACCCGGGGGCGGTACCCGGCGACTCCACCAAAACTCCCTCGTTTGGGGACCATGGGGTCGAAATAGGATCGACGGACGTCTAAAGGGGTTTGCTTTGTCTCGGTGAGTTACCACCGTTATCGGTACACTTAAGCTAGTTGCAAACGACAACAAAGCTCCGGTCGCACTCGCAGCGTAAGCTGTGCGTAAGATCGAAATCTTAAGCCCTGTCGCCTAGCAGCGTCAGGCGGGGTTCGCAGGTACCTGGCAACAGAAACCTGCATTTACTCCCTTTTGAGCTTTAAGATCGCATGGCATTGATTTGTTTCAATTCAGTTTTTCCACGCGAACGTTACGATCTTCGGTCGCGCGCCGACCGGCAAGACTTCAAAGCTTGAAAGCTTCGCGAAAGGCGGGAGCACCAAGCCCGGTGAAACGCACAACGCGTGTGCCCTCAGGCCGCTTCGCCCAACCCTGGGCGAACGCGTGATCCAGGATCGAGCGGCCCAGGCGGCCCGCCAGATGCATGCGCCGCGCGGACCAGTCGAGGCAGGACTTGCACTCCGGGCTGCGGGACTTCGTTGACAAATCGATGCCCAGATCCGCCATTTCCGCCCGACCAGCCGCTGTCAGCACCACCTCGTCGCCCTGCGCCGCAATAACGCCGCGCGCCATCAGACCGTCGTAAAGCGCCACACCCATCTCGCCCGCGAGGTGATTGTAGCAGACCCGGGCCTGCCGCAGTTCCGCGTCGCGCGGTCCGGTGCGGGTGCGCAGCTGACCTTTCTTGGCCGCCAGCCCCATCAGCGCCTCCAGCACCTCCGCCACATCGCCATCGGCGAGCCGGAAGTAGTGGTGTCGGCCCTGCCGCTCGCGCGTGATCAATCCGCCCTCTTCCAGCCGGGTCAGATGGCCCGACGCGGTCTGGCCCTGAATGCCAGCCTCCCCCGCAAGCTCGCCCGCGGTCAGGGCCTTGCCGCTCATCAGGGCCGCTAGCATGTTGGCGCGTCCGGGATCGGCGATCAGCGTGGCGATGCGGGAAATGTCGGGTCCGTCTTTCATGGCTTGCGCTCCATAGTTCGGTGGCAACCGAAGCATGGGCGACACACCAATGCAAGCATAGTTCGGCTCAGACCGAACCATTGGCGCGACAATCCACGCTAGACCAGAGGCATGGACAACGAAGGATACCGCCATGCTCACCTGCTTCATCCGCTACCAGATCGACCCCACCAAACGCGCCGAGTTCGTGCGATACGCTCAGACCTGGGGACGGGCGATCCCGCGCAATGGGGCTGATCTTGTTGGATATTTTGCCCCGCACGAGGGATCATCGACCCTCGCCTACGGGGTCTACAACATCCCCTCCCTCGCGGAATATGAGACATACCGCGCAAGGCTCGCGGCGGATCCGCTGGGCCGGGAAAACTACGAATTCGCGCAATCCGAGAAGTTCATCTTGCGCGAAGACCGCACCTTCCTGACACTGGCCAGCACACCCCATGGAGAGCCCACATGATCGCCGTTATCTTCGAAGTCATGCCCGCAGAGGGCAAAAAGGATGCCTATCTCGACATCGCGGGCGGCCTGCGCCCCCTTCTCGACGAGGTCGAGGGGTTTATCTCTGTCGAGCGGTTCCAGTCGATCACGGATCCGTCCAAGATGCTGTCCCTGAGCTTTTTCGAAGATGAAAGCGCGCTCGCCAACTGGCGCACCATGGCCGAGCACCGCGCGGCACAGGATGCGGGCCGCAGCGGCATCTTCGACGACTACCGCTTGCGGGTCGTCTCGGTGATGCGCGACTACGGGCCGGAGCGGAACCGCGATCAGGCGCCTGAGGACAGCAACGCCGCCCATGGCTGCCCCTATCTTGCCGACACTTGACCGCGACGGCGGCGCCCGCCATCCTGACATCATGGGGTTCGCGAGCACCCCGTGAGGCTGCGGCCCAAGCATCGCATCCCAAATCAACATGAAGAACGGGGTGCAACCATGTCTGGATACAATGAAATCTCGCCCGATCAGCTGATGCGGCTGATCGGTACGCCCGGCTGTCCAACGATCCTTGATGTCTGCGTTGACGAGGATTTTAGCGTCGACCCGCGCCTGATCCCGACCGCGAAACGCTGGCCGCATCGCGATATTGCGAACTATGACGGCGGTCCTGTCGTCGTCGTATGCCAGAAAGGCAAGAAGCTGAGCCATGGCGCGGCGGCCCTGCTGCGTACCAAACCAATCAAGGCAGAGGTTCTGGAAGGCGGCAACCATGCATGGCGTGACGCAGGCCTGCCGCTGATCCCGGCCACGGCAATCGCTGGCCCCTACTGGGTCACACGCCACCGCCCGAAGATCGACCGCATCGCCTGCCCGTGGCTAATCCGCCGCTTCATCGACCCGAAGGCGCAGGTCCTGTTCGTGCCGCCCGCCGAGGTGATGGCGGTGGCCGAAAAGTTCGACGCCACGCCTTTTGATGCAGACGGAGCGGCCCTTGCCCATCAGGACGGCTGCACCTTTGACACGATGCTGCGCGTCTTCGCGCTCGACACTACACCGCTCCAGACCATGGCCCGCGTGATCCGCGCGGCGGATCTGGGCCGCCCGCAAGATGCGCCCGAGGCGGCGGGACTGTTGGCCCTGTCCGTCGGCCTATCGCGCGCCCATAAAAACGACCAATCCCAGCTGGAGGCGGGCATGACAGTCTATGATGCGCTCTACGCCTGGGCCCGCGACGGGCAGGCCGAGACCCACGCGTCGGAGCTGTCACAGTGACCTTGGCTGAGCTGATCCGCGTCTTCGGGCGCATCGGGCTTTTGTCCTTCGGCGGCCCGGCGGCGCAGATCGCACTGATGTACAAGGAGCTGGTCGAGGACCGGCCGTGGCTGACCGACGCGCAATTCCTGCGCGCGCTGTCATTTTGCATGTTGCTGCCGGGGCCGGAGGCGATGCAGCTTGCGACCTACGCCGGCTGGCGGTTGCGCGGCACACTGGGCGGGTTGATCGCGGGGCTGCTGTTCGTCATCCCCGGCGCGCTGGTAATCGCGGTGCTGGCGCTGGCCTATAGCGCCTACGGGCAGCTTCCGATCGCGCAATCGCTGTTCATCGGCATCAAGGCCTGCGTCGTGGTGATCGTGATCGGCGCGTTGATGAAGGTTTCTCAGAAAGCGCTCAAAATCCGCGCGCACCTGACCATCGCCGTCGCAAGCTTCGCGGCGCTCTTCGCGCTCGACCTGCCCTTCCCGCTGGTCATCGCGGTCGCGGCGCTGGCAGGTGCGCTCTTTCTGAAAGCCCCGGTCGAGCCGGGGCCGAAATCCGCGCCGCAAAGCATTTGGAGTACCGTCAAGACCGTGGCAATTTGGCTTGCGATCTGGCTGGCCCCGATCCTCCTGCTCGAGCTCTACGCGCCAAACATCCTTGTCGATATGGCGATTTTTTTCTCGACCCTCGCGGTCGTTACCTTTGGCGGGGCCTACGCGGTGCTGGCCTACATGACGCAGATCGTGGTGGGAGACTTCGGCTGGCTCACCACCGAGCAGATGATCGACGCGCTCGGCCTGGCGGAGACCACCCCCGGCCCGCTTATTCTTGTGACACAGTTCGTCGCCATGATCGCCAGCGACAGCCCCGGCACGGCGATCGCCGCGGGGGTCGTGACGCTTTGGGTCACCTTCGCGCCGTGCTTCCTGTGGATCTTTGCAGGGGCGCCTTATATCGACCGGCTCGCCCACATGCCGCGTCTGTCGGGCGCGCTTGCGGGGATCACCGCGGCGGTCGTGGGGGTGATCGCCAATCTGGGGCTGTGGTTCGCGGGTGCCGTGTTCTTCGAGCAGGGCTTTTTGCAGTTCGCACCGGTGATGATCGCCGGGGTTGCGGCGCTGTTGTTGCTGTGGCGGAGGTGGGACATGCTGTGGGTGCTGCCCATT
The nucleotide sequence above comes from Litoreibacter ponti. Encoded proteins:
- a CDS encoding FadR/GntR family transcriptional regulator; translated protein: MKTARPPKADLSAQIAGSIRDAIVSGALIVDARLPSEAELSEQFDVSRPTVREALKRLAAQSLIRTQRGASGGAFVNKLTFEDAYAQQITTSTLLLSMNEVSFETACEARFALERACTALSAERRTADHLATMRAEIHRQSQQGLSDEAFCASDVAFHRALVDGAGNPVMSYQLAGAVEAIEPLMNMVTFSARDRARIVDLHTQIADALEAADARAADTALDALEAYTITLARDVFAQRAKR
- a CDS encoding ABC transporter substrate-binding protein — its product is MTRLTTLMGTAALALASTTAFAADPDLLVFDWSGYEEEGFFINYAEKHGSGPTYAFFGEEEEAFQKLRSGFKADVAHPCSQSVDKWFQAGLIEPWDLSKIPTYETLADIYKTDPTFVRDGEVYFIPADLGMTGIAYNADEVTAEQVSSLQIFLDPEMAGRVSLPDNVDDAYALAYLATGTSDWTKATEEDFKKASDWLRQAHANNRAYWADGAELAQLMATGEVLVAWSWNETPVQMVGDGYNIAFEREAAEGSSSWFCGYVNLVDGPGSEDKAHDFIESFLSQETADYIVNEWGYGHSNTAAMSGFGEETLTEVGLNEISAPQLAQLPMDTSLREQMIKEFERIKAGF
- a CDS encoding DUF2182 domain-containing protein — encoded protein: MSGFARSALWLTFFAAILAAWWMMFSMAQMMGVDWTGRPSGMMQMGGMSDAMSGGMSASGDMAMMEMTSFGALFPMWAIMMAAMMLPTMIPTLRSYEDLMVSANGTRAGWAGVILGYFIVWVGFAALIATAQIGLMASGLIDDLGIANSLWFAGALLVTVGAFQFSRTKEICHGVCHSPMQYFLGHWRTGFAGGLRMGLGLGAFCVGCCWGFMALGFVGGVMSLLWMGLATLFMVIEKLPQIGHYVTKPAGVVLIAAGLGVAGYGVIQ
- the acuI gene encoding acryloyl-CoA reductase; this encodes MFNALIVEKDEEGKTSASVQSISEDRLPEAEVTVAVEYSTVNYKDGLCIGPGGGLVRNYPHVPGIDFAGTVEASDDDRYKPGDKVVLTGWRVGEAHWGGYSQKARVKADWLVPLPDGLDTRQAMAVGTAGFTAMLAVMELEDHGIKDGPVLVTGAAGGVGSVATAILANLGHEVAAVTGRPETEDYLKSLGATQIVPREEINETTKRPLEGETWGGCVDAVGGEMLARLLGQMKYGASVSAVGLAGGAALPATVIPFLLRGVNLLGIDSVMQPYDNRVRAWGRIAKDLPMDKLEAMVQPATLADLPGLGRDILKGQVKGRVVVDVNA
- a CDS encoding DUF1326 domain-containing protein — protein: MAAKKERKPSDRLQVMQKIDSRMNPTRRRREPTNWEIKGELFLNCSCTVFCPCVVSLGAHPPTEGHCHAWMAIAIDDGHFEGESLAGLNVGLLVDIPGRMGEGNWRVAAYVDENATQKAYNGILKIFSGAAGGTTGLFTMLVSEIIGAERAPVEIVREGKKRSIVIGRKIQGEIEMIDGKSPDHPVMVSNSKYWMGPDIIAAVGTKSRVRDYGRVWDFGGKSAEICPIEWSGP
- a CDS encoding ArsR/SmtB family transcription factor, giving the protein MKDGPDISRIATLIADPGRANMLAALMSGKALTAGELAGEAGIQGQTASGHLTRLEEGGLITRERQGRHHYFRLADGDVAEVLEALMGLAAKKGQLRTRTGPRDAELRQARVCYNHLAGEMGVALYDGLMARGVIAAQGDEVVLTAAGRAEMADLGIDLSTKSRSPECKSCLDWSARRMHLAGRLGRSILDHAFAQGWAKRPEGTRVVRFTGLGAPAFREAFKL
- a CDS encoding BCCT family transporter, translating into MPVKPPVTDLPIRTAVSGFYKGFTKDVTITGKILVGGLILWAVAFPDQAAGVLSALNTSILASFGFWYVYVMAFFVVLCLALAVWPAAGRLKLGQPEDVPEFSNFSWFSMMFGAGIGIGMLTFATAEPMYHWGANPATIQGITEGSSAGNVREAYVWSFTHWGLAAWASYAIVGLALAYFSYRRGLPLTIRSGLTPLFGKSLSGPIGHVVDIVAVVATVLGVSQTLGFGVEQFVSGLVRVGFGDWLQTTAADGSVKSSTAGIVVALVVIMGASTLSALSGVGKGIKWLSNINMGLSFFLLAFFLIFGSTFFGLTALFVGIWDYLISIPGNILTVWSGSPYESFFANVPPAVQALPEADVRAIYDSATSPWGTAGSFAEGVPASAAALSEADLSAAYAAATEDRLSGWQGAWTIFYWAWWIAFAPFVGVFLARISKGRSIREYVLGALVVPALMCFVWFAIVGGTAIDLELNGDANGAIQGAGQSDQLFAMLAVILSESMAWIMSIIVVVLLLTYLVTSADSAVLIINTINAAGDEGPKARPHILFWGAALALVVGGLIIAGGLGAIQTAMVIGALPFSLVMVLMGLALIKAIWNDGRREAAGLPTTVEDIEGATPAE
- a CDS encoding dimethylsulfoniopropionate demethylase: MATIVPSRRVRRTPFSDGVEAAGVKGYTVYNRMLLPTVFRSVEEDYHHLKSAVQVWDVSVERQVELRGPDAGRLMQMLTPRDLRGMLPGMCYYLPTVDGTGGMLNDPVALMLADDRYWISIADSDLLLWVKGLAHALYLDVIVEEPDVSPLAIQGPKADELAARVFGDGVKDLRFFRYGYFDFQGQSMLVARSGYSKQGGFEVYVEGFANGMPLWNALMEAGKDLDVYAGCPNLIERIEGGLLSYGNDMTRDNTPHECGLGRFCSTQTAIGCVGRDALLRVAKEGPVKQVRAIAIDGEIPPCDRLWPITAKDKVVGQVTSAAKSPDFNTNVAIGMVRMTHWDPGTELQVETHDGPRRAVVQEEFWL
- a CDS encoding DinB family protein, whose product is MITVEYCRTMARYNAWQNRSMTDVMRSLKKAELTKDRGAFFGSIFATANHLLWGDQLWMSRFDGGIGPSVAPKDHLKLHDTLDAYLSDRMRTDARITRWAQGLTQVSLIGPLTWYSGVLEREVSKTKGLCIAGFFNHQTHHRGQIHAMLTAAGHRPGDTDLFIMPDGD